AAGATACTTTTTTTCTTAAACTATAAAAATTTGAAGAATTTCCACATATAGAGTAAATACTTGATTCAAATGACTCTAAAGTATCACTATGAATATAAGTAATATCTATTATATTATCTTGTTTTAAAACAATATCATCATTTTTTGTTTTTCTATTTGTTTTACAAAGTTGTGAAGCAATAATATCACAATTATTTTGATTCATTCACACCTTCTTTTGCCAATTTATTTTGCAATGGATCAGAAAATTTATAACTGCCCTCTTTTAGTTCAAAAGGGAAATCTTTTAATGTTTCTTCTTTATACTTTTCTACAAAAGCATCATCATAAAACTTAAAACTTTGTGTTAACAAATCCAAATATTTTGAGGGAATATAACAGTTTTCATCTCCTTGCTTTGCTATTTTACTATCATTTGTAGTCATAAAAGCAATAACATCATCATCTAAATTGCAGCCTATAATATTCTGTTTTTTTATAATAACACTAGAGTAGTTTTTCTCTCTTAATTTTAATAGTTCAAACTCTTCATCACTTACTTTTACAACAACCCCATTTGCACTTGAACTTTCATCTATTTCAAGATTTAAAAAAACCCCATTTACATTTGCTTTGTCTTCAAAATCAATAAACTCTATTGAGTTCCAAACTTTCTTTACACCTTTAGCAGTTACAGGTATTAAATCTTCTTGTTTTAAAACTCTTTTAAACGATTTTTGTGCACTTTTTATATTTATTAAAGAACCAAAACCAAATAAATACATAAAAAAAACTCCTTGAATAACTAATTATATTCATTATATTTTACTTATCTTAAATTTACCAAAAATAAGCTAATATATTTTCTTATAATAATAATTACACATGAAAAAAAAGAATAGGTTTATATATGAAAGTAGTAACAGGAGTAGTAGGCAATGATATTCATGTAGTAGCAAACAGACTTATTGAAATATCACTACAAGCAAGAGGTTTTGAAGTATTTAATTTGGGAGTTAATACTTATCTTGAAGAGTTTATAGATGCAGTTATAGAAACAGATGCTAATATATTACTAATCTCATCACTAAATGGTGAAGCTGAGGGTTGGTGTAGAGAACTAAATATTCTAAAATCTAAATATAAGCAATTAAAAGATGTTGTTTTTATGCTAGGTGGAAACTTAGCAGTTGGAGAAGGAACAACACAAGAGATTGTGCCAAAGTTTAAAGATTATGGATTTGATTTAGTTTTTCACCAAGTTGATTTAAATACAGGCTTAGATGAATTAGAAAAATATATTAAGGCAAATAGATGAGTTTACTGCAAGAAGAGAGAGAAATAATAGTTCAAAATGAGTATGCAGATAGCTTTGATTTTCAAGAGATTGAAGAGTTTGTAAAAAATGCTAGCAAAAATCTATTTATTTCCCACAACTTTAAAAATAAAAATAAAATGCTAGTACAACCAAGAGGTGGTTTTCCAACTTATGAAAAACAGTTTGCATTAAATGAATTTTTTGTTAAAGCAAATGTTGATGTTTTACCTTTAACAATTGATTCAAATACAAGACTTAATGACTATGCAATGGCAAAAAAAATGTTAAGATTAAGTGAAGAAAATGAAGTTGATATGCTAAATGGCTATCCCCTTGTAAATCATGGATATAGAACTACAAGAAAAATGATTACTCATTTTGATAAACCAGTTAGTTTAAGACATGGAACACCAGATGCAAGGTTGTTAATTGAAACAGCTATTGCTTCAGGAATTTTTGAGATAGAAGGTGGTCCAATTACTTACCTTTTACCTTATTCAAAGAACTTTCCTTTAGATAAGGCTTTTTTATATTGGAAATATGTAGAAAGAGTATGTGCGAACTACTCAAAACTAAATGAACCAATAAATAGAGAATCTTTTGGTCCTTTAACAGCAACTTTAGTTCCACCATGTATTACTATTGTTATTCAACTTTTAGAGATGTTATTATCTTTAGAAGAAGGTGTTAAATCATTTTCAGTCTCTTTTTCTCAAACAGGTTCAGTAAATCAAGATATTGTAACAAGTGCTGTTTTGAAAAAAATGGCTAAATATTATGCAAAAGAAATTGATTGTGAAGATGCACAAATCAACCTTGTATATCATCAATGGATGGGAGCATTTCCATCAAATAAAGATTATTCAGAGTCACTTATAAATACATCAACTGTAATTGCAGCTTTAGTAAAAGCAGATAAAATCATCACAAAAACAAGAGATGAAGCTTTTGGTATTCCTACAAAAGAAGCAAATGCAAAAACTGTTGCAAATACACAATATACACTTAGAATACTACAAGGTTTACCAAATATTATAAATGAACAAGAAGAAGAGATTTTAACACAAGAAGTAAAAAGTATAATGGAAGCTGTTTTCAATGATAGTGCTGATACTTTATGGAGAAAAGTTTTTAACTCAATCAAAAATGGAACAATAGATGTACCCTTCTCTCCTCATATTATAAATAACAACGAAGTAGTAACAGTAAGAGATAAAGATAAAAACATAAGAATTATAAAAAGAGGTAATCTTCCTATTAGTGATAAGTGTTTTGAATATGAAAAATCAAAATGCAATTTAAATAAAGATGCTACATCAATAGTAAACGATATTATACATGATATAGGGATTATGCAATGAAAAATAAGTTATTAATAGATATAGGAAGTACCTATTTTAAAGTTAGTGATAACGAAAACTTACAACAACACTTTAGAGATTTCAACAAAGATATATTTGATGATTTAAAGTATAAATGTAATGAAATTTTAGAAAAATATAAAAAAGAGGATATTTATATTTGTTCTTCTGCAAATGGTGGTTTAAGTACACTTATTATTGGTACAAGTAATTCATTTTCATTGAAGTTTGCTACAAATATTGCATTTAATTCTGGTATTAATATAATAGATACAGTTTTATATCAAGATATAAAAACAACTTCAATTCCTAGTGATTTAATTGATGTAGTTATAATAGCAGGTGGTATTGATAGTGTTAGCAAGCTTTTTGATGAAGAGTTATTTAACTATTTAGAACAGATAAACTACTCTAATATTGTCTATGTAGGAAATAAAAATGACAGTGAAGAATTATCTAAAAAAATTGAAAACTTGGTTGTTTTACCAAATATTATCAATAATAAACTTCAAGTAAATGAAGATGAATTAAAAGAGTATTTAACAAACCTTTATCAAGCTGATATTATGGGAAAAGAGGATATCAAACACTTATATGATATTACATCAAATCAAATCTATCCAACTCCATATATTGTAAATAAAACTTTGCCAGTTATAAATAATATGTTAAAAGTTGCAGATCCTTTTATTTTAGTTGATATTGGAGGTGCGACAACAGATATTCATTATAGTACTACTTTAGTAAATGACAATATGATAAAAAATAACGAATATGATAGATTAGTGTTTAAAAAATTAGGTGTTTTTAAATCAAAAGAGTCTTTAATATTTGCAGCAAAAAACAATGAGTTTGTTTACGAACTATTAGCCAATATGAATGTTACAGAAAATATTTTTGAAGAACAAAGTGATAAAGCTATAAAAGTATTAATGAAATTAGCAATATTTTTAGTTTTATATAAAGTTTCAGAAGCCCATCCTCAATATGTTCATCTAAAACTAAATCTACTAAAATCAATCGTACTAACAGGTGGTATTACAAAAGTTTTAAAAGATGAAGAGGTTGAAGATATTGTAGGATTTTTTTATAAAAAAATCTTAAACTCACAAATAAAGCCAAATATTGTATTAGATAGCAATTATGAAATTTGGACTTTAGGTATAACACAAAAATAAGGAGATAAAATGTCTATAAATTGTATAAGAACACTTCTAGAAGATGCCAATATTTCTCATAAAGATAAAATTGCATTAGTACATAATGATAAAAAAATAACTTACGAAGAGTTGTTTAAAAGAGTGAATCAAGTAGCATTTTATCTAAAAGAGCTTGATTTACCTAAAGATAGTAGAATTGGTATTTATTCAACAAAATCGATTGATCAAGTAATAGCAATACTTGCAATTCTTTCAACTGATTATATTCTAGTTCCATTAACTAGACTTCTTCAACCTGAACAAGTTGAATATATAATAGATGATTGTGATATAAAATGTATTATTACAGATAAAGTAAAAATTGAAAAGATTCAAGAGAGTAACTTTAATGGACAAATCATCTCTTATGAAAGGACTGAGCACAATTTAGCTTCATTTGAAGAGATTTATAAATATTATAACAAACCTTATACTTGTGATGTAAATGGACATGATAACGCAGTTATTACTTACTCTTTTGGACTTACTGGAAAACCAAAAGGTATAGTAATTTCTCATAGAAATTTAATAGACTCAGCAAGAGTTGTATCTCAATATTTAAAATTAAAAGAAGAAGATGTAATCTCTGGAACTCTTATTTTTAATCTTGACTATGGATTAAATCAAATCTTTTGTTCTTTATATAAAAGAGCTACTCTAGCACTACATAGATTTATTTTAGCGGGTGATTTTTTCAATCACATCATAAAAGATAAAGTTACAGTATTACCTATAATGCCAATAAATATAACACAAATGTTTGATGAAGATGAATACAAACTTCCAAGTGCAGAATTACTTTCAAATATTAGAGTTATTACTTCATCAGGAGGAAATGTAACTGCTAAGATGTTAAAAGATTTAGATAAATACTTTCCTGATGCAAAGTTTTATTCAATGCATGGATTAACAGAAGCTTTTAGATCAACTTATTTAGAACCAGCACAGATTTGGATTCGACCAGATTCAATAGGAAAAGCAATTCCAGATGTTGAGTTATATGTTATAAATGAAGAAGGATATGAGTGCAAAACAAGAGAAATAGGAGAGCTTATTCATAGAGGTGGATATATCTATAAAGGATATTGGAATGCTCCTGTTGAGACAAAAGAGAGATTTAAATCAATTGATATTTTAAAAAATGTAATCAATCTTGAAGGACAGCTTTGTGATGAGATTGTTGTTGCAAGTGGTGATTATGTATATAAAGATGAAGAGGGTTACTTATACTTTGTTTCAAGACGAGATGATATGATAAAAACAAGAGGTTTTAGAGTAAGTCCATATGAAATAGAATCAGTTGTATCAAAAAATATTCCTCAAATTGAACAATGTGCAGTTTTTTCTATTGAAAATCAAGAGATTGAAGAAGAGATTGTATTAGTTTATTCAAGTAAAAATGAAATCCCAGTAAATGAGATTTTATTTGAGTTAAAAAATCATCTAGCATCATATATGATACCTAATAAAATTATTTATAATAGATCATTACCATTAGTTCCAAGTGATAAAAATAAGATAAATAAAGAGATATTAAAAGAAAATATTATGAATAATATTTAAATGAGTATAAAATACGCTTGTTTTCTTAAATTTGGTTTAATTTTTGATATAAATCAAAGCTTTAAAAGAATTGTTTATATAAAATACTTTAATTAAACAAAAAAGGATTGTAGAAATGAAAAAGATTTTGATTGCAACTTCGCTTTTCGCATGTGCATTATTTGCTTCTGATGGAGCAGCATTATATAAAAAGTGTGCAACTTGCCATGGGGCAAATGGTGAAAAAGTAGCTTTAGGTAAAAGTAAAGTAATTAAAGATATGTCTAAAGCAAATTTTATTGCAGCAATGAAAGGTTACAAAGATGGATCTTATGGTGGACCAATGAAAGGTCTAATGAAAGGTCAAGTGGCTTCTTTAAGTGATGCTGATATTGAAGCATTAGCTAATCATATCATAAAATAATTCTTTTATAAGGTAATAGCTTTTGCTATTATCTTATGAACTCAATTCTATCTCTCCCATTATTTTTTGCCAATAAAACACCCTCTTTTGCTTTTTGTATAAACCTATTTTTATCTATACAATTATCAAAAAATGAAACTCCCATACTTACAGTTACATCAATAGGTCTATTTGGATGAAAAACTCTTTGAAATTTTATTTCAGCTTGTAAAGATTTGAGATTTTCTAGTAAAAACTCTTTTTTACAAAAACAAAGTATTAAAAACTCTTTTGAATCATATCTATAAACTTCTCCATTTAAAATAGTTGCGTAATTTAATAGTTTTGTACCTAAATACTCTAATACTTTATCTGCATACTCATATCCAAATGTATCATTTATATTTTTAAATTTATCTATATTTATTAAAACTGCATTTAATAAATATGAATTTTCTTGTTCTTGAAATTTTGATAAGTCTTCTTGCATTTTTTTTATATTATATGTTTTTGTTAAAGCATCTTTATTTATACTCTCTTCTAAAATAGCTTTTTCTTTTAACAGTTGCTCAATTAAGGTGTCTTTATAATCATCTTCAATTTCAATATTTTTTTGTTCATAAATTTTGCCTAAGTCAAATATAAATTGATTAGATTTTGCACTATAATCAACTCTTTTACACTCTATTGCAATTGAGGGTTTATCTTCACCTAAGCCATTAGTTAATATAAGTTTATCAACTTGTTTAATAGTATAAGATATCTTATCATCTTTAATTATTGGTTCTATTAACTCTTTTTTCCAGTATTTTGATGCATCTTTTTTTAGTATTTTATCTTTTTTTAATAATATATCTTCAAATAAATTTTTATCTATAGAAATTTTAAACATAATCAAATCTTAGCAATAAAATACTTAATAAGTAAAATAAAGAAAATTAATCATAAGAAAAACAAATATTAAATTTTATCGTATTTTAATATTAGTTTTACTAATATACTAAAAATTAATTATAAGGAGTTCTTATATGAACTTAAGGGAAAAATTTACTCCAATGTGTTTTTTAGGAGCACTTGGCGCAGGTGGATTATCTGTATCATTTTTTATGTATTTAATGTTTCTAGTGCCGCACAAAGAGACTCCAATGCCTATTTTTGAACAAATTTTTCCAAAATTAATGGAAGGTTCATGGCTATCTTTTGTTATTGCTTTTTCTTTGGTATTTATCATAACTTTTGCTTTTTTACACTTTAAATTTCTTATTTGGAATACAAAACAGTTTTTAGAGTTTAAAAAAACAGATAAATATAAAAGTTTAATTTCATCAAATGGCGAAGTTTCTTTAATGACTATACCTTTAACATATGCAATGACTATTAATGTATGTTTTGTTTTAGGTGCTGTTTTTGTACCAAATTTATGGAGTATAGTTGAATATATGTTCCCATTTGCTTTGATTGGCTTTACAGTTGCTGGATATTTTGCTCTAAAAATATTTATTGATTATTTTAGTAGAATTATTACAAATGGTGATTTTGACTTTACAAAAAACAATAACTTATCACAAATGATTTCTATTTTTGCATTTGCAATGGTATCTGTAGGTTATGCAGCTCCTGGGGCTATGAGTAGTAACCTTACAATAAATGCAATTGGTATTTTTGGTTCACTGTTTTTTGCAGCTATTTCAATTTTATTATTAATATTAAAATTAACAATGGGATTTAAAAATATGTTTGAACAAGGTATTTCAGTTGAAGCATCTCCATCACTTTGGATAATTCTTCCAATTCTTACACTACTTGGTATTGCTATGATTAGAATTAGCTTTGGATTAGACCATCACTTTAATTCGCCACTTGCTAAATCTTCACTTTTTACATTAACAGCTGTAATAGTATCACTTCAAATTATTTTTGGTCTTTTAGGTTATAAAGTAATGAAACAAATTGGTTATTTTGAAAAATATATTGAAAGTGAAGACCGTTCACCTGTATCTTTTGCTCTTATTTGTCCAGGTGTTGCTTTTTTTGTATTTGGTATGTTTTTTATAAATTTTGGATTAACATTTAATGAAGTAGTTGATAAATACTCTATTGCATATTTTGTATTAATGTTGCCATTTATGTTTATACAATATAGAACTATAATATATTTCTTTAAACTAAAAAGAAAATTCAACTTTTAAAAACATAGCTTGTGTTACAATCTGCTAAATTATATTAGGAGATTGTAACAGCATGAATAAACTATTTAAAGCTATTTTTTTTCTACTTATTATTTTATTTTTTACAGCTTGCTCTAATAAAAATATAGAAATCCAAGATTTAAAAACTTACTCTCAAAATCCAAATGAGTATTTAAAAAATGAATCGTTTACATTTAAAAATCAAAGCTCTTATAATAAAAGGTTTTATAAAAACTATTTTTTAGTTTGGGATAATCCAAAAATTGAAATAAGTAAAAAAGATGCTTCATGGGGCTTTTTATACAAAAACAAACAAATATATTTACAAAATTATTCAAAAGCATCAAAACAGTGGTTTAATAATCAAATACAAAACTCTAACTTTAAAGAGTTTAAATCAAAGCTTCAAAAAGCAATTACTATAAAAAATAGTAATATAAGAGTATTTCCAACAAAACAAATGATGTTTTATAATCCATACAATGCAGGACAAGGCTTTCCTTTTGACTATAATCAAAACTCTTTTATCAAAATAAATACTCCAATTTTAGTATCTCACTTATCAAAAGACAAAGCATGGGCTTTTATAAAAACCTCTTCATATTTTGGTTGGATAGATATAAGAAATATTGCTTTTGTTGATGAATACTTTATTAAAAAGTTTAAAACAAACAATTATGCAGTTGCAATAAAAGATAAATTTAATATCTATAAAGACCATTTTATAGAAAATATACAATTAGGAACTATTTTTCCATATAAAAAAAATAAATTCTTCATTGCAGTAAAGGACAAAAACCAAAAAGCTTTTATAAAAACTATTAAAATAAATAAAAACTATATCTCTTTAAAACCTCTACAATTTAATAGCAAAAACCTTAGGAAAATTGCACAAGAACTTATCAAAGAGCAGTATGGTTGGGGTGGAATTTTGGGCTTTAGAGATTGTTCAAGTTTTACTCAAGATTTTTTCTCAAGTTTTGGAATATATCTTGATAGAAACTCAAAACAACAAATAAAAAATGGGAAATATTATAAAATAAAAAACTTTACCAGTGAAAATAAGAAAAAGTTTATTATAAAGCATGGAAAAGCTTTTAAAAGTTTAATATATCTAAAAGGACATATAATGCTTTATATTGGAAATATAAAAGGTGAACCTTTAGTAATGCATAATGTTTGGGGAGTCAAAACAAGAGTTTTTTTAAACAAAGAAGGAAGAAATATAATTGGAAAAAATATAATTAGTAGTTTAGAGTTTGGAAAAGAATTAGAGACTTATGAAAATATGAATACTGTTTTAGATAAAATAGAGGGTATTATTATTTTAGATGAAAGGTAAAAAATGATTGTATTTGTAAATGGAAAATATTTAAAAGATAATGAAGCAAATATAAATGTAAATGACAGAGGCTATCTTCTTGCAGATGGTGTATATGAAGGTTTTAGAGTATATAATGGAAAGATTTTTAAATTAAAAGAGCATAAACAAAGATTTCAAAGAAGTCTAAATGAATTAAAAATTTCACATACATTAACAGATGAAATAGAAACAATTTTTGAGAAGTTATTTGAAAAAAACTCTTACAAAAATAGTGATGAACTATTTTATTATATTCAAATTACAAGAGGCGTAGCTTTAAGAGACCATGCGTTTCCAAAAGAAAAAACAGAAATAGGAATTTATGCTTTTGTATCAAAAAAAGATTTAAATGAAAAAGCTTATAATGAAGGTTTAAAAGTTTGTACAGCACCTGATAATAGATGGGCAAGATGTGACATAAAATGTATCTCATTAACTGCAAACTGTCTTGCAAAACAAAATGCTATTGATGAGGGTTTTGATGATGCTTTGTTTGTTCATGATGGAGTAATAACTGAAGCTACTGCTTCTAATGTTTTTTTTGTAAAAGATAATATTATATATACTCATGCAGCAACAAATAGAATTTTAAGTGGTATAACAAGAAATTTTGTTATTGATTTATGCAATGAAAATGGTTTTAAACTTAAAGAGTTTCCTTTAACTATAGACAAACTAAAAAGTATTGATGAAGCTTTTTTAACAGGAACAACCCTTGAAGTTACACCAATAGTAAAAATCAATGATATCTCAATCAATAATCAAAAAATTGGAGAGATAACTAAAAAACTTCAATCGCTATTTAAAAACTATCTTCAAGAAAATTTTTACAAAAAGAGTTAATCTCTTTTTGTACTATTTTTCACACTTTCTTAAATAAATTAATCTATATACCATTGGAACATAATATAAATTTAATATTGTAGCCCATAAAATACCAAAACCTAATGCAACAGCCATTGGTTGAAGAATTAAAGCTTGTCCTGAAGCAAAGAAAATAAGAGAACTCAAACCTAAAACTGTAGTAATTGAAGTAAGTAAAATTGGTCTTAATCTTAATAAAGCTTGTTCTTCCATTTGTTTTAATGTTTTTGCTTTTTTAATAAAATCCATCATAATAATCCCATCATTTACAATAACTCCAGCAAGTCCCACTATACCTATAAGTCCTGGCATTGTAAGGTTTATTCCCATTATTACATGCCCTACTAATACACCTAAAATAGAAAGTGGAATAGTACTTATAATTATTAGTGGTTTAACCATAGAATCAAACATCCAAACAAGAGCTATAAAAATAAGAATAATCGCTATTAAAGCAGCTTCTGCCATCTCTTTTTGAACCTTTGAATTCTCTTCTTGTTCACCTTTTATATCTAGTTTTACTACACCTTTTAAACTATTTAAAACAGGTGTTAACTCTTCATATACATCAGAAGATGTAGTATCAGTAATAGAAGCTGTTACACTTGTAATTCTTTCATTATTTTCTTTAAATATTTGAGAGTATGCAGGTATTTTAACAAAACTTGCTACATCTTTTAAAAGTACCCTCTTCCCATCATTTAATACTATTTCAAAGCCATCTAAACTAGTTAATAAATCTTTATTTTTACTTTCAAAGACAACTTCAACAATACCTTTTTTATCAAACATTTTTGAGTATGCTGCTTTTGAATAAAAAGGTCTTAATTGATTAAGAATAGTCTCTTCATCAACTCCTATTTGCTGCCCATATCTATTTACCTTAAATTTTAATTCAAAATTTCCCAAAAGTGCATCATCTGCTATATTTGAGACTCCTTTTATTAAAGACAGCTTCTTTTTTAACTTATCTACTGCTTCATGAACTTTTTTATTTTCTCCTGATATTGCTATTTCAATATCATTTTTAACAATACCTGCTTTTGGAGTAAATATTTTTAACTCATCAAACTTTGAGGTATCTATATTTTTATCTATGATACTTTTAATCTTTTTTTCTAATCCTTGTGCGCTTGATTGTCTAATCATATTTGAATCATCATATTTTGGTGATAAATATGGATTTATATATTTATCAAAAAAGTTTTGTGGTGCTCTTTCATTTAAGTTTACAAAAAGTTGAAAATAAAACTCTTCATTTTGAGGTTGATTTTTTCCATCTAGTTTCATTCCAATAACAGAACTAATAGAACTTACTTCTGTGTCAAAATCTATACTATTAAGTAATAATTTCTCTATTTTTAAAACAGACTTTTCTGTTTGTTCTATTTTGTTTCCTACACCTACAGAACCACTTATATATACTTGTGTAGTATCAAATGATGGCATAAACTGGAATTTTAAGCTTTTAAATAAAATAAATGTTATTGAAAATATTACACTTATCATAATAACTAAAGTAAGATATTTACCTTTTAATAAAAAATCTAAAACTTTTGAATAGAGTTTTTTATTAAAATCCCATACTTTATGTGATCTCCTACTTTCATTGCTTACTTTTAAAATCTGCATAGAATGCAATGGTAAAAAGAAAAATGCTTCAAGTAAAGAAGACAATAATAGTATTGTTATCATAATAGGAAGTATTTGCATAAACTTTCCCGTCTCTCCACTCATAATAAGTATAGGTAAAAATGCAAAAATTGTAGTTGCAGTTGCAGTTAAAACAGCAGGAAACATCTCTAAAGCTCCATCTCGTGCAGCAGTAAATCTATCTTTACCCATTTCCATATGTCTATATATATTTTCTGCAACAACAATTGCTTCATCTACAAGCATTCCAAGGGCAATTAAAGCACCCAAAAGTGAAAGCATATTTAAGCTATAACCTAAATAATCTGCTCCAATTAAAGCAATCATAAAAGAAGTTGGAATACCAATTGCAATAACTATTGCAATTCTTACATTAATAAATAAAAGTAAAGCAATAAAAAGCAAAATCAAACCAAATAGTATATTAGAAACTACAGTATTAAGTCTATTTTTAATCCAAATAGAAGTATCAATGTAAGTATCAAACTCAATATCAGAATAAACTTCTTCATAATTTTTAGTAATTTGCTTTATCTTTTTTACTAATTCAATTGAGTCACCCTCAAAACCTTTATTTATTCCTATTGCAACATTTCTTTTGGCATTAAAATGAGATATATCATCTACGTCTGCAAGTTGAAACTCAACATTTGCAATATCTTTTAAATATAATTTTTTATTGCTTACTTTTAAAATA
The window above is part of the Malaciobacter marinus genome. Proteins encoded here:
- a CDS encoding gamma-glutamylcyclotransferase, giving the protein MYLFGFGSLINIKSAQKSFKRVLKQEDLIPVTAKGVKKVWNSIEFIDFEDKANVNGVFLNLEIDESSSANGVVVKVSDEEFELLKLREKNYSSVIIKKQNIIGCNLDDDVIAFMTTNDSKIAKQGDENCYIPSKYLDLLTQSFKFYDDAFVEKYKEETLKDFPFELKEGSYKFSDPLQNKLAKEGVNESK
- the glmS gene encoding methylaspartate mutase subunit S, encoding MKVVTGVVGNDIHVVANRLIEISLQARGFEVFNLGVNTYLEEFIDAVIETDANILLISSLNGEAEGWCRELNILKSKYKQLKDVVFMLGGNLAVGEGTTQEIVPKFKDYGFDLVFHQVDLNTGLDELEKYIKANR
- a CDS encoding methylaspartate mutase, translating into MSLLQEEREIIVQNEYADSFDFQEIEEFVKNASKNLFISHNFKNKNKMLVQPRGGFPTYEKQFALNEFFVKANVDVLPLTIDSNTRLNDYAMAKKMLRLSEENEVDMLNGYPLVNHGYRTTRKMITHFDKPVSLRHGTPDARLLIETAIASGIFEIEGGPITYLLPYSKNFPLDKAFLYWKYVERVCANYSKLNEPINRESFGPLTATLVPPCITIVIQLLEMLLSLEEGVKSFSVSFSQTGSVNQDIVTSAVLKKMAKYYAKEIDCEDAQINLVYHQWMGAFPSNKDYSESLINTSTVIAALVKADKIITKTRDEAFGIPTKEANAKTVANTQYTLRILQGLPNIINEQEEEILTQEVKSIMEAVFNDSADTLWRKVFNSIKNGTIDVPFSPHIINNNEVVTVRDKDKNIRIIKRGNLPISDKCFEYEKSKCNLNKDATSIVNDIIHDIGIMQ
- a CDS encoding glutamate mutase L codes for the protein MKNKLLIDIGSTYFKVSDNENLQQHFRDFNKDIFDDLKYKCNEILEKYKKEDIYICSSANGGLSTLIIGTSNSFSLKFATNIAFNSGINIIDTVLYQDIKTTSIPSDLIDVVIIAGGIDSVSKLFDEELFNYLEQINYSNIVYVGNKNDSEELSKKIENLVVLPNIINNKLQVNEDELKEYLTNLYQADIMGKEDIKHLYDITSNQIYPTPYIVNKTLPVINNMLKVADPFILVDIGGATTDIHYSTTLVNDNMIKNNEYDRLVFKKLGVFKSKESLIFAAKNNEFVYELLANMNVTENIFEEQSDKAIKVLMKLAIFLVLYKVSEAHPQYVHLKLNLLKSIVLTGGITKVLKDEEVEDIVGFFYKKILNSQIKPNIVLDSNYEIWTLGITQK
- a CDS encoding AMP-binding protein encodes the protein MSINCIRTLLEDANISHKDKIALVHNDKKITYEELFKRVNQVAFYLKELDLPKDSRIGIYSTKSIDQVIAILAILSTDYILVPLTRLLQPEQVEYIIDDCDIKCIITDKVKIEKIQESNFNGQIISYERTEHNLASFEEIYKYYNKPYTCDVNGHDNAVITYSFGLTGKPKGIVISHRNLIDSARVVSQYLKLKEEDVISGTLIFNLDYGLNQIFCSLYKRATLALHRFILAGDFFNHIIKDKVTVLPIMPINITQMFDEDEYKLPSAELLSNIRVITSSGGNVTAKMLKDLDKYFPDAKFYSMHGLTEAFRSTYLEPAQIWIRPDSIGKAIPDVELYVINEEGYECKTREIGELIHRGGYIYKGYWNAPVETKERFKSIDILKNVINLEGQLCDEIVVASGDYVYKDEEGYLYFVSRRDDMIKTRGFRVSPYEIESVVSKNIPQIEQCAVFSIENQEIEEEIVLVYSSKNEIPVNEILFELKNHLASYMIPNKIIYNRSLPLVPSDKNKINKEILKENIMNNI
- a CDS encoding c-type cytochrome yields the protein MKKILIATSLFACALFASDGAALYKKCATCHGANGEKVALGKSKVIKDMSKANFIAAMKGYKDGSYGGPMKGLMKGQVASLSDADIEALANHIIK
- a CDS encoding GGDEF domain-containing protein, which produces MFKISIDKNLFEDILLKKDKILKKDASKYWKKELIEPIIKDDKISYTIKQVDKLILTNGLGEDKPSIAIECKRVDYSAKSNQFIFDLGKIYEQKNIEIEDDYKDTLIEQLLKEKAILEESINKDALTKTYNIKKMQEDLSKFQEQENSYLLNAVLINIDKFKNINDTFGYEYADKVLEYLGTKLLNYATILNGEVYRYDSKEFLILCFCKKEFLLENLKSLQAEIKFQRVFHPNRPIDVTVSMGVSFFDNCIDKNRFIQKAKEGVLLAKNNGRDRIEFIR
- a CDS encoding TsoY family (seleno)protein, with the translated sequence MNLREKFTPMCFLGALGAGGLSVSFFMYLMFLVPHKETPMPIFEQIFPKLMEGSWLSFVIAFSLVFIITFAFLHFKFLIWNTKQFLEFKKTDKYKSLISSNGEVSLMTIPLTYAMTINVCFVLGAVFVPNLWSIVEYMFPFALIGFTVAGYFALKIFIDYFSRIITNGDFDFTKNNNLSQMISIFAFAMVSVGYAAPGAMSSNLTINAIGIFGSLFFAAISILLLILKLTMGFKNMFEQGISVEASPSLWIILPILTLLGIAMIRISFGLDHHFNSPLAKSSLFTLTAVIVSLQIIFGLLGYKVMKQIGYFEKYIESEDRSPVSFALICPGVAFFVFGMFFINFGLTFNEVVDKYSIAYFVLMLPFMFIQYRTIIYFFKLKRKFNF
- a CDS encoding SH3 domain-containing C40 family peptidase codes for the protein MNKLFKAIFFLLIILFFTACSNKNIEIQDLKTYSQNPNEYLKNESFTFKNQSSYNKRFYKNYFLVWDNPKIEISKKDASWGFLYKNKQIYLQNYSKASKQWFNNQIQNSNFKEFKSKLQKAITIKNSNIRVFPTKQMMFYNPYNAGQGFPFDYNQNSFIKINTPILVSHLSKDKAWAFIKTSSYFGWIDIRNIAFVDEYFIKKFKTNNYAVAIKDKFNIYKDHFIENIQLGTIFPYKKNKFFIAVKDKNQKAFIKTIKINKNYISLKPLQFNSKNLRKIAQELIKEQYGWGGILGFRDCSSFTQDFFSSFGIYLDRNSKQQIKNGKYYKIKNFTSENKKKFIIKHGKAFKSLIYLKGHIMLYIGNIKGEPLVMHNVWGVKTRVFLNKEGRNIIGKNIISSLEFGKELETYENMNTVLDKIEGIIILDER